A stretch of the Paenibacillus dendritiformis genome encodes the following:
- a CDS encoding virulence factor, with product MQLITIEPTPSPNSMKLHLDETLPAGVRRTYSEDNRRSAPPIIGQLLDIEGVKSVFHTADFIALDRYPNADWARILADVRDIFGQPQEESGQGEEWSAWTSFGEAQVYVQYFRGIPMQIRVQADNREERVGLSERFVKAVTEVASATLIKERKLSDYGIRYGELADIAREVEQELEAAYPEERLASLVRQAIEKAKSDEPFIEERRELTEEELTARLKDSDWRVRYAALDRMEPEASRLPLLAETLRDPQSQIRRLTVVYLGEIKTPECLPLLFEALRDASVSVRRTAGDTLSDIGDPAAIEPMIEALQDKNKLVRWRAARFLYEAGDERAVPALEEAVNDTEFEVALQARMALERIRSGEEAVGTVWQQMARLRAQSQADRS from the coding sequence ATGCAATTGATCACAATCGAACCGACGCCGAGTCCGAATTCCATGAAGCTTCATCTGGACGAGACGCTGCCGGCGGGCGTACGGCGAACCTACTCTGAAGACAACCGCCGCTCCGCGCCGCCGATCATCGGGCAGTTGCTCGATATCGAGGGCGTGAAGAGCGTTTTTCATACCGCGGACTTCATCGCGCTGGATCGTTATCCGAATGCCGATTGGGCCCGCATCCTGGCCGATGTGCGGGATATTTTCGGGCAGCCGCAGGAAGAGAGCGGGCAGGGCGAGGAATGGTCGGCCTGGACCTCCTTCGGAGAGGCGCAGGTCTATGTGCAGTATTTCCGCGGCATTCCGATGCAGATTCGGGTGCAGGCGGATAACCGGGAGGAACGGGTCGGCCTGTCCGAGCGCTTCGTGAAGGCCGTCACCGAGGTCGCCAGCGCCACCTTGATCAAGGAGCGCAAGCTGAGCGACTACGGCATCCGCTATGGCGAGCTCGCCGATATCGCGCGCGAGGTCGAGCAGGAGCTGGAGGCGGCGTATCCGGAGGAACGGCTCGCCTCGCTCGTGCGCCAGGCGATCGAGAAGGCGAAGAGCGATGAGCCGTTCATCGAGGAGCGCCGCGAGCTGACGGAGGAAGAGCTGACCGCGCGCCTGAAGGACAGCGATTGGCGGGTGCGCTATGCGGCGCTCGATCGGATGGAGCCGGAGGCCAGCCGCCTGCCGCTGCTGGCGGAGACGCTCCGCGATCCGCAGAGCCAGATTCGGCGGCTGACAGTCGTCTATCTTGGCGAGATCAAGACGCCGGAATGCCTGCCGCTGCTGTTCGAAGCGCTGCGCGATGCCTCGGTCAGCGTGCGCCGCACAGCAGGGGACACCTTGTCCGATATCGGCGATCCGGCGGCGATCGAGCCGATGATCGAAGCCTTGCAGGACAAGAACAAGCTGGTCCGCTGGCGGGCGGCCCGGTTCCTCTACGAAGCGGGAGACGAGCGGGCGGTGCCGGCGCTGGAGGAAGCGGTGAACGACACCGAGTTCGAAGTCGCGCTGCAGGCGCGCATGGCGCTCGAGCGGATTCGCTCCGGCGAGGAAGCCGTCGGCACGGTCTGGCAGCAAATGGCCCGCCTGCGCGCGCAGTCCCAAGCCGATCGGTCCTGA
- a CDS encoding ABC transporter ATP-binding protein has translation MYQGWGNRPAPITKGQPRVSVKDVSFKRIGALFRPYLFRLFLIVFLALSGAVIGLLPPLVMQRIIDIAIPNKDVALLLTCAALLVGLPIASGMLGVLQSHLNTLVTQHIMSDLRQGLFRNLQRQSVGFFTAARSGEVIQRVTDDVAAIQNVVTNVAVSSLTQIVIICTTIGILFTLDWKLALMAIVILPLSMIPVRKVAGYRKRLRAETQKVRADMSAQLGEVFGVSGAMLSRIFGREAALQARFEEQNNKVKELEVKLNLAGRWFFMFVSTMGPLGTALIYMYGGYQVIYGPMTIGAIVAFAAYLSRLYQPFGTLLNLHVEVVTAMGVFHRIFEYMDMEPEVTDRPNAKTLGTVQGAVEFADVTFRYGSGGEVLRGISFRAEPGEAVALVGPSGAGKSTLINLIGRLYDATSGTVSIDGHDVKDVTLESLRAQVAYVTQESFMFHATVADNLRIAKDSATQAELEEACRKAYIHDMIAGLPQGYETVVGERGHRLSGGERQRLAIARAILKNPRILILDEATSHLDSESEAYVQAALSELMQGRTTIVIAHRLSTVLSADQILVVEEGEIVERGGHEALLKREGRYASLYTTQFHAKLHPEEAAMAPSPGL, from the coding sequence ATGTACCAAGGCTGGGGCAACCGCCCGGCTCCAATCACGAAGGGGCAGCCGCGCGTCTCGGTGAAGGATGTGTCCTTCAAGCGGATCGGGGCCTTGTTCCGACCGTATCTGTTCCGGCTTTTTTTGATTGTGTTTCTGGCGCTCTCCGGCGCCGTTATCGGATTGCTGCCGCCGCTCGTGATGCAGCGAATTATCGACATTGCCATCCCGAACAAGGATGTGGCGCTGCTGCTGACCTGCGCCGCCCTGCTCGTCGGGCTGCCGATCGCAAGCGGGATGCTGGGCGTGCTGCAGAGCCATCTCAATACGCTTGTGACGCAGCATATTATGTCCGACCTCCGGCAGGGGCTGTTCCGCAACCTGCAGCGGCAGTCGGTCGGCTTCTTCACCGCCGCCCGCTCCGGCGAGGTGATCCAGCGGGTGACCGATGATGTGGCCGCGATACAGAATGTGGTCACGAACGTCGCCGTCTCTTCGCTCACGCAGATCGTCATCATCTGCACGACGATTGGGATCCTGTTCACCCTCGACTGGAAGCTGGCGCTGATGGCGATTGTCATCCTGCCGTTGTCGATGATCCCGGTGCGCAAAGTAGCGGGCTACCGCAAACGGCTTCGCGCGGAGACGCAGAAGGTGCGGGCCGATATGTCCGCGCAATTGGGGGAAGTGTTCGGCGTGTCGGGCGCGATGCTGAGCCGGATCTTCGGGCGCGAGGCGGCGCTGCAGGCCCGCTTCGAGGAACAGAACAACAAGGTGAAAGAGCTGGAAGTGAAGCTCAATCTGGCCGGGCGCTGGTTCTTCATGTTCGTCTCGACGATGGGGCCGCTGGGCACGGCGCTCATCTATATGTACGGCGGCTATCAGGTCATATACGGCCCGATGACGATTGGCGCGATCGTCGCCTTTGCGGCTTATCTGTCCCGGCTGTATCAGCCCTTTGGAACCTTGCTGAATCTGCATGTCGAGGTCGTGACCGCGATGGGCGTGTTCCATCGTATTTTCGAATATATGGATATGGAGCCGGAGGTGACGGATCGGCCGAATGCGAAGACGCTGGGCACGGTTCAAGGCGCGGTGGAATTCGCCGACGTTACCTTCCGCTATGGCAGCGGGGGAGAGGTGCTGCGCGGCATCAGCTTCCGGGCGGAGCCCGGCGAGGCGGTCGCCCTGGTCGGGCCGAGCGGCGCAGGCAAATCGACGCTAATCAACCTGATCGGCCGCCTGTATGACGCAACTTCAGGCACCGTCTCCATCGACGGCCATGACGTGAAGGACGTGACGCTGGAGTCGCTGCGCGCCCAGGTCGCGTACGTTACCCAGGAATCGTTCATGTTCCACGCGACGGTGGCCGATAACCTGCGAATCGCCAAGGATAGCGCGACGCAGGCCGAACTGGAGGAGGCCTGCCGCAAGGCGTATATTCATGATATGATTGCCGGCCTGCCGCAAGGCTATGAGACCGTCGTCGGCGAGCGGGGGCACCGTCTCTCCGGCGGGGAGCGGCAGCGGCTGGCGATCGCGCGGGCCATTCTCAAAAATCCGCGCATCCTTATTCTTGACGAGGCGACATCCCATCTGGACTCCGAATCGGAAGCATATGTGCAGGCGGCCCTGTCCGAGCTGATGCAAGGGCGGACGACCATCGTCATCGCCCACCGCTTGTCCACGGTCCTCTCTGCCGACCAGATTCTCGTCGTGGAAGAGGGCGAGATTGTGGAGCGGGGAGGGCACGAAGCGCTGCTGAAGCGGGAAGGGCGCTATGCCTCGCTGTACACGACGCAGTTCCATGCGAAGCTGCATCCGGAGGAGGCGGCAATGGCCCCGTCGCCGGGACTCTGA
- a CDS encoding MBL fold metallo-hydrolase, with product MKRYYTNMDNVSTEKAWKQFRRWRAERKVRLKQKDYSYVVPQVEPDLARLHANDGSLSITWIGHSTFLLQIGGLNIATDPVWAASMAMEKRLSPPGIPIDRMPPLDVILISHSHYDHLHMGSLRRLAGPRTLLVVPGGLKAKMVRKGFPQTVELEWWKELVIGSVRVTFVPAQHWTRRTLSDMNRSHWGGYVLERVEVEAVETGERPPAKETVYFAGDSGYFRGFREIGRRFAIDVALMPIGAYEPEWFMSRQHVTPEEALQAFEDVGAKLMIPMHYGAFKLADDTPKEALDRLEAERLRRNLDEAKVKLLALGETWPGRE from the coding sequence ATGAAGCGCTATTACACGAATATGGACAATGTGTCGACAGAAAAAGCATGGAAGCAATTCCGGCGTTGGCGCGCCGAACGCAAAGTGCGGCTGAAGCAGAAGGATTATTCTTATGTCGTTCCGCAGGTGGAGCCGGATCTCGCCCGGCTGCATGCCAATGACGGCAGCCTGTCCATTACCTGGATCGGGCATTCCACCTTCCTGCTCCAAATAGGCGGCTTGAATATCGCCACGGATCCGGTATGGGCGGCGAGCATGGCGATGGAGAAGCGATTGTCTCCGCCCGGAATTCCGATTGATCGGATGCCGCCGCTTGATGTCATTCTCATCTCGCACTCCCATTATGATCATTTGCATATGGGATCGCTTCGCAGACTGGCGGGACCGCGTACGCTGCTGGTCGTGCCGGGAGGACTCAAAGCGAAAATGGTGCGCAAAGGCTTCCCGCAGACAGTTGAGCTGGAATGGTGGAAGGAGCTCGTGATCGGCTCCGTCCGGGTGACCTTCGTGCCGGCCCAGCATTGGACGCGGCGGACACTGTCCGATATGAACCGCTCTCATTGGGGCGGGTATGTGCTGGAACGAGTGGAAGTCGAAGCCGTGGAGACGGGGGAACGGCCGCCTGCGAAGGAGACGGTTTATTTCGCCGGGGACAGCGGATATTTCCGGGGCTTCCGGGAGATTGGCCGCCGCTTCGCGATTGATGTTGCGCTGATGCCGATCGGCGCCTACGAGCCGGAATGGTTCATGTCCCGTCAGCATGTGACGCCGGAGGAAGCGCTGCAGGCATTCGAGGATGTGGGCGCGAAGCTGATGATCCCGATGCATTACGGCGCCTTCAAGCTGGCCGACGACACGCCGAAGGAAGCGCTCGATCGGCTGGAAGCGGAGCGGCTGCGGCGGAACCTCGATGAGGCGAAGGTGAAGCTGCTCGCGCTGGGAGAGACGTGGCCCGGAAGAGAATAG
- a CDS encoding N-acetylmannosamine-6-phosphate 2-epimerase, translated as MNRNANVFEQVKGKLVVSCQALPDEPLHSPFIMGRMAYAAFLGGAAGIRANSVEDIQEIKKQVQLPIIGIIKQDYEGSDVFITPTDREVGMLYREGVDIIAMDATDRVRPDGTTISEQFPQLKAKYPDQLFMADCSTYEEAMTAIELGFDCIGTTLSGYTEATRGKALPDFELLGKLAASSSVPVIAEGGISTPEELKRAFDLGVHTAVVGSAITRPMEITKRFVKVIEQG; from the coding sequence ATGAACAGAAATGCCAATGTATTCGAACAGGTCAAAGGAAAGTTGGTCGTATCTTGCCAAGCGCTGCCGGATGAGCCGCTTCACAGCCCGTTCATTATGGGGCGAATGGCGTATGCCGCCTTCCTCGGCGGAGCGGCGGGAATTCGCGCGAACAGCGTCGAGGATATTCAGGAGATTAAGAAGCAGGTCCAACTGCCGATCATCGGCATTATCAAGCAGGATTATGAAGGCTCGGACGTATTTATTACGCCGACGGACCGGGAAGTGGGAATGCTCTATCGCGAAGGCGTCGATATTATCGCGATGGACGCGACGGATCGGGTACGGCCGGACGGAACGACGATTTCCGAGCAGTTCCCGCAGTTGAAGGCGAAGTATCCGGATCAATTATTTATGGCGGATTGCTCCACCTACGAGGAGGCCATGACGGCGATTGAACTGGGCTTCGATTGCATAGGCACGACGCTGAGCGGCTATACGGAAGCGACCCGGGGCAAGGCGCTGCCCGATTTCGAGCTGCTCGGGAAGCTGGCGGCCTCTTCATCCGTTCCGGTCATCGCGGAAGGCGGCATCTCGACGCCGGAGGAACTGAAGCGGGCCTTCGATCTTGGCGTGCATACGGCTGTCGTCGGCTCGGCGATTACGAGACCGATGGAGATTACGAAGCGCTTCGTGAAGGTCATTGAGCAAGGCTGA
- a CDS encoding amino acid permease yields the protein MKATEDNRQSGLRRSLKTRHITMIALGGSIGTGLFLASGGAIAQAGPGGALVAYIAVGIMVYFLMTSLGELATYMPDPGSFSTYATRFVDPSFGFALGWNFWFNWAITIASELVAATLIIKYWFPDSNSFLWSLLFLSIIFLLNYLSVKGYGESEYWFAIIKIATVLIFLAVGVLMIFGILGSERVGFENFRIGDGPFHGGFFALLGVFMAAGYSFQGTELVGVAAGESENPRESVPRAIRQVFWRILLFYVCAIFVIALLIPYTHPSLLASDVDSINTSPFTLVFEKAGFAFAAAIMNAVILTSVLSAGNSGMYASTRVLWVLAKEGKAPKFLSKLNKRGVPINALIVTTVIGMLAFLASFFGDGVVYIWLLNASGMCGFIAWLGIAISHYRFRRAFVKQGHDLKELPYKARFFPFGPLFAFALCLIVIVGQNYQAFTGEGIDWKGLLMTYIGLPIFLSVWLGYKWKHRTKLIPLEECKFDSPHE from the coding sequence ATGAAAGCTACTGAAGATAATCGGCAGTCCGGGCTGCGCCGCAGCCTGAAGACCCGTCATATTACGATGATCGCGCTTGGGGGCTCCATCGGCACCGGGCTGTTCCTGGCCAGCGGCGGGGCCATCGCCCAAGCGGGACCGGGCGGCGCGCTCGTCGCCTATATCGCCGTCGGCATCATGGTCTATTTCCTGATGACCAGTCTGGGCGAGCTGGCCACCTATATGCCGGATCCCGGATCGTTCAGCACCTATGCGACCCGCTTCGTAGATCCGTCGTTCGGGTTCGCGCTCGGCTGGAATTTCTGGTTCAACTGGGCGATTACGATCGCATCCGAACTGGTCGCCGCAACGCTCATCATCAAATACTGGTTCCCCGACAGCAATTCCTTTTTATGGAGTCTTCTGTTCCTCAGCATCATCTTCTTGCTGAACTATTTGTCGGTCAAAGGCTACGGGGAATCCGAATATTGGTTCGCGATCATTAAAATCGCGACTGTCCTGATTTTCCTCGCTGTCGGCGTGCTGATGATCTTCGGCATCCTGGGCAGCGAACGCGTCGGCTTCGAAAATTTCCGGATTGGGGACGGACCGTTCCATGGCGGATTCTTCGCCTTGCTCGGCGTCTTCATGGCGGCAGGGTACTCGTTCCAAGGCACCGAGCTCGTAGGGGTCGCGGCCGGCGAGAGCGAGAATCCGCGCGAGAGCGTGCCGCGCGCCATCCGGCAGGTGTTCTGGCGAATCCTGCTGTTCTACGTGTGCGCCATCTTCGTCATCGCGCTGCTGATTCCGTACACGCATCCGAGCCTGTTGGCGAGCGATGTGGACAGCATCAACACGAGCCCGTTCACGCTCGTCTTCGAGAAGGCCGGATTCGCGTTCGCAGCCGCGATTATGAATGCCGTCATTCTGACCTCCGTGTTGTCGGCCGGCAACTCGGGCATGTATGCCTCGACGCGGGTCCTCTGGGTGCTCGCGAAGGAGGGCAAGGCGCCCAAGTTCCTGAGCAAGCTGAACAAGCGCGGCGTGCCGATCAACGCGCTTATCGTCACGACGGTTATCGGGATGCTCGCCTTTCTGGCCAGCTTCTTCGGGGACGGCGTCGTCTATATCTGGCTCTTGAACGCCTCCGGCATGTGCGGCTTCATCGCCTGGCTCGGCATCGCGATCAGCCACTACCGCTTCCGCCGCGCCTTCGTGAAGCAGGGCCACGATCTGAAGGAATTGCCTTATAAGGCGAGATTCTTCCCGTTCGGCCCGCTGTTCGCCTTCGCGCTCTGTCTGATCGTCATCGTCGGACAGAACTATCAGGCCTTCACCGGGGAGGGCATCGACTGGAAGGGCTTGTTGATGACCTATATCGGCCTTCCGATCTTCCTGTCCGTCTGGCTCGGTTACAAATGGAAGCACCGGACGAAATTGATTCCGCTGGAGGAGTGCAAATTCGACTCCCCGCACGAATAG
- a CDS encoding ABC-F family ATP-binding cassette domain-containing protein, with product MISTTGVTLRYGKRPLFEDVNIKFTPGNCYGLIGANGAGKSTFLKILSGEIEPTNGEVHITPGDRMSVLKQNHYEYDEFPVLETVIMGHQRLYSIMKEKDALYAKADFSEEDGMRAGELEGEFAELNGWEAEADAAELLIGLGIPKNLHDDKMSELDGNQKVRVLLAQALFGRPNILLLDEPTNHLDLESINWLENFLMDYEGTVIVVSHDRHFLNKVCTHIADIDFGKIQLYAGNYDFWYESSQLALKMARDQNKKKEEKIKELQTFIQRFSANASKSKQATARKKMLDKITLDDIRPSNRKYPFINFKSEREAGKQLLTIEGLTKTVEGEKVLDNMHLVVNKGDKIAFVGPNGLAKTTLFQILMGELEPDAGTYTWGVTTSQAYFPKDNSAYFDGVEDNLVDWLRQYSKDQDETFLRGFLGRMLFSGEEALKKASVLSGGEKVRCMLSKMMMAGANVLILDEPTNHLDLESITALNNGLIDFDGTMLFTSHDHQFVQTIANRIVEITPSGIIDRVTTFDEYLESDEIKGLREQMYPQESKK from the coding sequence ATGATTAGTACAACCGGCGTTACGCTCCGATACGGCAAGCGGCCTTTGTTCGAGGATGTGAACATCAAGTTCACCCCGGGCAATTGCTATGGTCTTATCGGCGCGAACGGAGCAGGCAAATCGACATTTCTTAAAATATTATCCGGTGAAATCGAGCCTACCAACGGGGAGGTTCATATTACTCCGGGAGACCGCATGTCCGTATTGAAGCAGAACCATTATGAATACGATGAATTTCCGGTGCTGGAGACGGTCATTATGGGTCACCAGCGGCTGTACAGCATCATGAAGGAGAAGGACGCGCTCTATGCGAAGGCCGATTTCAGCGAAGAGGACGGCATGCGCGCGGGCGAGCTGGAAGGCGAGTTCGCCGAGCTGAACGGCTGGGAAGCCGAAGCGGATGCGGCCGAGCTGCTTATCGGGCTGGGCATTCCGAAGAATCTCCACGACGACAAAATGTCGGAGCTGGACGGCAACCAGAAGGTCCGCGTCCTGCTGGCGCAGGCGCTGTTCGGACGCCCGAACATCCTGCTGCTTGACGAGCCGACGAACCATTTGGATCTCGAGTCGATCAACTGGCTGGAAAATTTCCTCATGGATTACGAAGGCACCGTCATCGTCGTATCCCACGATCGCCATTTCCTGAACAAGGTGTGTACGCATATCGCCGATATCGACTTCGGCAAGATCCAACTGTATGCGGGGAACTACGATTTCTGGTACGAATCGAGCCAACTGGCGTTGAAGATGGCGCGCGACCAGAATAAGAAGAAGGAAGAGAAAATCAAAGAGCTGCAGACGTTCATTCAGCGCTTCAGCGCGAACGCGTCCAAGTCGAAGCAGGCGACCGCCCGCAAAAAAATGCTCGACAAGATTACGCTCGACGACATCCGCCCGTCGAACCGCAAATACCCGTTCATCAACTTCAAGTCCGAGCGGGAAGCCGGCAAGCAATTGCTTACGATTGAAGGGCTTACCAAGACGGTCGAGGGCGAGAAGGTGCTCGATAATATGCATCTCGTCGTGAACAAAGGCGACAAGATCGCGTTTGTCGGACCGAATGGCCTCGCGAAGACGACGCTGTTCCAGATTTTGATGGGCGAGCTGGAGCCGGATGCCGGCACGTACACCTGGGGCGTGACGACGTCGCAGGCGTATTTCCCGAAGGATAACTCGGCTTACTTCGACGGGGTGGAAGACAATCTGGTCGATTGGCTGCGCCAATATTCGAAGGATCAGGACGAGACGTTCCTGCGCGGCTTCCTGGGCCGCATGCTCTTCTCCGGCGAAGAGGCGTTGAAGAAGGCGAGCGTCCTGTCCGGGGGCGAGAAGGTGCGCTGCATGCTCTCGAAAATGATGATGGCGGGCGCGAACGTGCTCATCCTCGACGAGCCGACGAACCACCTGGATCTGGAATCCATCACCGCGCTCAACAACGGCCTGATCGACTTCGACGGCACGATGCTGTTCACGTCG
- the rsgA gene encoding ribosome small subunit-dependent GTPase A, which translates to MYETDSYCNTRNDRNQQRNEIHGAALSSDTLAGLASLGWDSRWTETWSQWLDGLNEAALRRYAGGLVPARVLLAHKHLYRIAGPDGSEWLAEVSGQARSQMTAPADWPAVGDWVAAAPRPAEGRATIAGVLPRRSLFARKVAGNRPEAQAVAANADVALLVTSMTTDFEPRRLERYAALAWDSGAMPCIVLTKADAAEDADAFIAQAELAAPGADVFAVSALTGAGLERLRARLAPGTTVVLVGSSGVGKSTLANALAGGERMTTQEVRASDGKGRHTTTHRELLPLEGGAWLIDTPGMREVGMTAADHDGLSSAFGDIEILAAACRFHDCAHGGEPGCAVNAAIATGELEAGRLASYRKLLREEARMRREEKIRLRRLETKGARKPGKRR; encoded by the coding sequence TTGTACGAAACCGATAGCTATTGCAACACCCGAAATGACCGCAATCAACAACGCAATGAAATACATGGAGCTGCCCTGAGCAGCGATACGTTGGCCGGGCTGGCCAGCCTCGGCTGGGACAGCCGCTGGACCGAGACGTGGAGCCAGTGGTTGGACGGGCTCAACGAAGCGGCGCTGCGCCGCTATGCGGGCGGCTTGGTGCCGGCGCGCGTCTTGCTCGCGCACAAGCATCTGTACCGCATCGCCGGCCCCGACGGCAGCGAATGGCTGGCCGAGGTATCCGGCCAGGCGCGCAGCCAGATGACGGCCCCGGCCGATTGGCCGGCCGTCGGCGACTGGGTTGCCGCCGCGCCGCGGCCTGCGGAAGGCCGCGCGACGATCGCGGGCGTGCTGCCGCGCCGCAGCCTCTTCGCGCGCAAGGTCGCCGGCAACCGCCCGGAGGCGCAGGCCGTGGCGGCGAACGCCGATGTCGCGCTGCTCGTCACGTCGATGACTACCGACTTCGAGCCGCGCCGGCTGGAGCGCTACGCCGCGCTCGCCTGGGACAGCGGCGCCATGCCGTGCATCGTGCTCACGAAGGCCGATGCGGCCGAAGATGCCGACGCCTTCATCGCGCAGGCCGAGCTCGCCGCGCCGGGCGCCGACGTGTTCGCGGTGTCCGCGCTGACCGGCGCCGGCCTGGAACGGCTGCGCGCGCGGCTTGCCCCGGGCACGACAGTCGTCCTCGTCGGCTCGTCCGGCGTGGGCAAGTCGACGCTTGCCAATGCGCTTGCCGGCGGCGAACGTATGACGACGCAGGAGGTGCGCGCCAGCGACGGCAAAGGGCGGCACACGACGACGCACCGCGAGCTGCTGCCGCTCGAAGGCGGAGCGTGGCTCATCGACACGCCCGGCATGCGCGAGGTCGGCATGACCGCCGCCGACCATGACGGCTTGTCCTCGGCCTTCGGGGACATCGAGATCTTGGCGGCCGCCTGCCGCTTCCACGACTGCGCGCACGGCGGCGAGCCGGGCTGCGCGGTGAACGCCGCGATCGCCACCGGCGAGCTGGAAGCGGGCCGCCTCGCCAGCTACCGGAAGCTGCTGCGCGAAGAGGCCCGGATGCGCCGGGAGGAGAAAATCCGCTTGCGCCGCCTGGAGACGAAGGGCGCGAGGAAGCCAGGCAAGCGCCGCTAG
- a CDS encoding ROK family protein, translating to MKIVAADIGGTSTKIGLCDESGRIERFQEYETGSKRGGEHVIEKLIRHLEEYSGYDAIAVSTAGQVDAEAGVIVYANENIPGYTGMRIADRLSERFGKPVRVENDVNAAALGEGRFGAGRSYADFLCLTYGTGIGGAIVMNGEIYRGANGVAAEFGHMMTHAWAERRDPDFKPYYEKFASTTALVQLARQVDPECVNGRILFDKIDIGNEPLRRVVDDWITEVAAGLASIVHIFNPSAIVIGGGVMERDELVRQAEARTKEFIMDSFAGVRIVKASLGNKAGLLGAASRFLP from the coding sequence ATGAAAATTGTGGCGGCGGATATTGGCGGGACTTCGACCAAGATCGGCTTGTGCGACGAGTCGGGACGGATTGAGCGGTTCCAGGAATACGAGACCGGGAGCAAGCGCGGCGGCGAGCATGTCATCGAGAAGCTTATTCGTCACCTGGAGGAGTACAGCGGCTATGACGCGATTGCCGTCAGCACGGCGGGGCAGGTCGATGCGGAAGCGGGCGTCATCGTCTATGCCAACGAAAATATTCCGGGGTACACCGGGATGCGCATCGCGGACAGGCTATCGGAGCGGTTCGGCAAGCCGGTCCGGGTCGAGAACGATGTCAACGCGGCGGCGCTGGGCGAAGGACGCTTCGGCGCCGGCCGGTCCTATGCCGACTTCCTGTGTCTGACCTACGGGACGGGCATCGGCGGCGCCATCGTCATGAATGGAGAGATTTACCGGGGCGCGAATGGCGTGGCCGCCGAATTCGGCCATATGATGACGCATGCTTGGGCGGAGCGCCGCGATCCGGACTTCAAGCCGTATTACGAGAAATTCGCCTCGACAACGGCCTTGGTTCAGTTGGCGCGGCAGGTTGACCCGGAATGTGTCAACGGGCGGATATTATTTGATAAAATAGACATAGGCAACGAGCCGCTGCGCCGCGTCGTTGACGACTGGATCACGGAAGTCGCGGCCGGGCTGGCGTCGATCGTCCATATCTTCAATCCGTCCGCCATCGTGATCGGCGGCGGGGTCATGGAGCGGGACGAGCTGGTCCGCCAGGCGGAAGCGCGGACGAAGGAGTTCATTATGGACAGCTTCGCCGGGGTTCGCATCGTCAAGGCTTCGCTGGGGAACAAGGCGGGGCTGCTGGGCGCCGCATCGCGTTTTTTGCCGTAA
- a CDS encoding MurR/RpiR family transcriptional regulator, translated as MRNVSILTRIHSMYNSFTNTERKVADYILEHTRSVIYMSITDLADACGVGESSIFRFCKSLHFKGYQEFKIALAHSITVENEIPQLTEQIGMDDTIEQVASKVLTTNVNAMNETCDLLKAEDIAKAIDYMVQAERIHFFGVGTSLITALEAKNKFMRITRKTECSFDSHLQMMSAALMTERDVAVMFSYSGSTKDTIEVAKKVKEKGAKLISITRFVKSPLTTHSDVTLLCGANEGPLQGGSLSAKIAQLYLLDVLYVEYFKRTYQESIDNKESTANAVIEKLL; from the coding sequence TTGCGCAATGTAAGTATTCTGACCCGCATTCATTCCATGTATAATTCCTTCACGAACACCGAGCGCAAAGTAGCGGATTATATATTGGAGCATACGAGGAGCGTCATCTACATGTCCATCACCGATCTGGCCGATGCTTGCGGGGTCGGCGAATCAAGCATTTTCCGGTTCTGCAAGTCGCTCCATTTCAAGGGCTATCAGGAATTCAAGATCGCCTTGGCGCACAGCATTACGGTGGAAAATGAAATTCCGCAGCTCACCGAGCAGATCGGGATGGACGACACGATCGAGCAGGTGGCATCCAAAGTATTGACCACGAATGTCAACGCGATGAACGAGACCTGCGATCTCCTCAAGGCGGAGGATATCGCGAAGGCGATCGACTATATGGTGCAGGCGGAGCGCATTCATTTTTTTGGCGTAGGCACGTCCTTGATTACCGCGCTGGAAGCGAAGAACAAATTTATGCGCATCACCAGGAAGACGGAATGCTCCTTCGACTCCCATCTTCAGATGATGTCGGCCGCCCTCATGACCGAGCGCGACGTGGCGGTCATGTTCTCGTACTCGGGCTCGACCAAGGATACGATCGAGGTCGCGAAGAAGGTAAAGGAGAAGGGAGCCAAGCTCATCTCCATCACCCGCTTCGTCAAATCTCCGCTGACGACGCACTCGGATGTGACGCTTCTCTGCGGAGCGAATGAGGGCCCGCTCCAGGGCGGCTCCTTGTCCGCGAAGATCGCGCAGCTTTACTTGCTGGACGTGTTGTATGTCGAGTATTTCAAGCGCACGTACCAGGAATCGATCGACAACAAGGAGAGCACGGCCAACGCCGTCATTGAGAAGCTGCTGTAG